The nucleotide window GCCGCTCTCCCCGAACGTCTCGGTGCAGTGAACCACGATGTACTTGCCGACCCGCTCGCGGTGCCGCTCCAGCAGGGGCATGAGGGCGTCGGCGGTGTGCTCGGTGTCGATGAACAGCAGGTCCACCGGGGGCAGGTCCGCGGCCGCCGGGTCGGCGGTGCGGCCCTCGAACCGCGCGCCCAGCCAACCCCTCAACCGCGCCCATTGCGGCTTCGGCCGGGGGCACACGCTCACGAACGTGCCGTCCGCCGGCAGCCCGGCGACGAGCGCCGCGTCCGCCGGCTTCATCCACAGCGACAGCTCCGCGGCGCTCGAGCACTTCGCCGCCAGTTCCCGGAGCGTGCCAACGTGCTCGTGGAAGTCGGACGGCTTCGCGGCCGACGCCTCGGCCCACGCGGCGGGCGTCGGGTGCGCGTTCGCCTCGCACGCCGAGCACCCGGCCGGCTTCTGCGCCTTGAACTGCGTCACGTCCACGTTCGACACGGTGACCATCGGGCCGGGCCACCAGTGCCGCGCCTCGCCCCAGTGCGGGTGCCACAGGGACGCGCCGCGCGGCTCGTAGCACACGTCCCCGTGCGCCGTGAACCGGCCGGCGGTGTGGTTCACGTGGACGCTCGGGGTGCCGCTCAGCCCGGAGGGGTCGGCGGGTTCCAGGCGCGCCCAGGCGGACCGGTCGGCGCCGTGGTCCGGTTCCAACACGACGGGCTTTCCGGACTTGGCCTCGGCTTCGGCGCGGGCCAGGTTCCCGAGGAACGTGCCCCAGCGCAAGCAGAGTTGGTGCAGGGGCTCGTGTCGCTCGCGCACCCGCTGCCAGCCGGTGCCGTTGAGCCCGATGTAATCGAGGTGCGACACCACTGGCGCATTCGGGTTGGCCGCCAGGGCATCCCCAAGGCGATCGAAGTACCCGGGCGGGTACAGCACGTCGTGCTCGCAGAACGCAACGGCGTCGAATGCCGAGCCGTCCGCGATCGCAGCCGCGACGGCCTGCCGGATCTGCGCCACGATGGTGGCGTGCGACCGCCTCGACTCCCCGCGGTGCGTTGTGAAGCGATCAAACGGGGCGCCCGGGATCTCCGCCCACCCGCATGCGCTCACGGTCACGTCGTGCCGAAGCGTCTGCTCCTGAGCCTGAGCGACGGACAGCGCGCTCCGCTGGAGCAGCGCCGGCGGGGGCGTGTTGTCCGAGTACCACACCGCCAGGATGCGTTGCCGCTTCGGCTCCGGGCGCGGGCCGCCGAACGGCTGCGCCGCTTCGGACCGCTCCACCAGCCGCCCCCAGGTGTCCGCGGACAGCCCCTTGCCGAAGTGCTCGCGGATCTGCGGGACCGCGTCGATTCCCAGCTCCCGGTGACCGACCAGCAGGTTCCACACGTGGTCCTCGGTGCGAAGCGGGTACGGGGGCGGCGGGTTGTTGTGCCAGCCGGACACGTCGCGGAACTTGTGCCGCCACCGCAGGGCCGGGAGGCAACGAGCCTTCCCGCCGCGCTGTCGCACGAGCTCATGGATGTACCCCTCCTCGCCCCCGAACCCGCTGAACAGTGGGTTGAACCCGGGCCACGCCGCGCATCGCATCAGCCACAGGCCGAGCCCCATCATGGGGATCTCTTTGGCCGTATTGCCGAGCAGGATGCTGTTATCCGTGTCCCACGTGCCCCACAGCCCGCCGCCCGGGTTCGGTCGCCAGTGTGTGCTCAGCCCCCGGCCGTCGTCGTACACCAGCGGGCCGGAAATGATGTCCCGCGAGTCCGGATAACGTGCGATAAAGTCCAGCGCCGCCTGCACCGCGCCGGTCTCCAGGATCACGTGCGAATCGAGGCACATGGCCCACGGGGTGCGGGCGAACCGGAACACGGCGTCCCGGGGCTTGCTGGTGCCGGTGAGGTCCGGGCGGTGCAGGTACCGGCCGCCGACGGCCCGGGTGATCGCCTCCACCCGTGGGTCCCGCTCCTGGGTGTTGTCCACCACCAGGTATTCGACCTTCGGGTGGTTCGCGGCCAGGCCCGAGAGCACGAACCACACGTGGTCCGGCTCGCCCCGGGTCGCCATGCCGATCGTCAGCGGGCTGCTCATGTCGCTCGTCTCGTGAAGCTGGGGCCGGTCAAAACGGGCTGCTGGTGCTGAGCCCGGTGGTTACGGGCGGCGGCGGCGGCGGTGGCGGCGGTGTGGTGGTCGTGCCCGCGCCCGCGCAGGTGCCGTTGCACGACGCCAGGGACATCGGCCCCGTGACCGTGCAGCCCGCGCACTGGTTAATCGGATCGAAGGAGCACAGCGCCGCGCCCCCGGGGCACTGGCAGCAGTAGTAGTCCACCGCCGGGCCGCCCGTCGTGGTGGTCGGCGCGGGTGTGGTGGTGCTGGTGGTCGTGGTCGGCGCCGCCGTCGTGCCGCCGCCGGGGCCGCAACCGTTGGCGCACGCGACCTCGGACGGGAACTGCGACCGCAGGGTCGGGGTCTCGTAATTCTCGCACGGGTGGCCCGGTTCGTTCGTGCAGACGAACCGGACGAAACCCTGGTACCGGCACTGCCAGCAGTAGAACGGTTGCGCGGTGGTGGTCGTCGTGGTGGGCGGCCCGGCGGTGGTGGTCGGCGCGGCCGTGGTGGTGACGGGCAGCGGTACGCACGCCCCGGCCGCCTGGGCGCAGGTGCCGGACGGGGCGCCGGGCGGCACCTGGCACGAGCACCCGCCGGCGTTCCCGCACGGCCGCACCACCTTGTCCCAGCTCGTGCCGCTGTCCGAGCCCCAGATGCAGTCGCCGCACCCGGCCGGGGACGCGGTGGTCACCGCGGCGCACGGGTCGGCGGCGCCGTGGACGTAGCAGGGGGTGGCGGCCTCGTGACCACAAGAGTTCCCGGGGGCGGCCGGCGCGTCGCAGGAGCAGTTGGGCACGCGCGAGCCGGCGCAGGTGTCGCCAATCTTCTCCCAGCGGTCGCTCTCGCCCGCCACCCCCGACACCCACACCCAGCGGCACCCACCGTTGCAGAACGACGGCGGCACCACGCACGGGGTGTGTGCCGGCGCACAGGACGAGCACGCCCCGGCCGGCGGCTGACAGCCGCAGTAGCCGGCGCACCCGTTGCGCGTCTGCACCCACCCGCGGACCGGGTGACAGAACCAGTCGCACCCCTCGGTGCAGTCCGACGGGGCCGGGCACGGGCCGCCCGTCGTGGTCGCGCCGGTGCAGTTTGGGGCTTTGGCGTCGGCGGCGAGGGCGCCACACGCGGTGGTGGCGCAGGCGTCGGCGGCGGGGCACCACGTCGGGGCGAGGCAGTGGCAGTCGGTGGCGCAGGTCGAGGTGGTGCGGGTCCAGATTTTCGAGGAGGCGGAGTAGGTCCACTGGCACGCGCCGGCGCACGGGCCAGCGGTGGTGGTCGTGGTGGTGGCAGTGCCGCACCGACCGGCCCCGTTCGGCAGCGCGTACAGCTCCCATGTCAGCCCGGCGCTTCCGTCGGCCTGGCGACACAGCGCACAATCGCCCGCGGCGAAGGCGTTGCCCAGCACCGCGACGCCAGGATTTTCCGCGGTGCCGTACCGGCCGCCCACCAGCTCGACGAGCGCACCGGCGCCCTGATCCCACACCTCCACCCACTGGTAGCTCGGGGCGGCGGCCTCTGTGATGCGGACGACGAAGAACGGCGAGCTGTAGGCCCGGGGGGGCGCGTTCGGTGGCGGTGTGCGGAATCGGGCCATGCCCGGCCGATGTCACGTTGCGGCGGAGGTTGGCGCCCGTCCACTTCGCGCGCGAGCGGTGGGGCGGTTACCTTTGGTGGTTCGCCCCAACCGAGGCCCATTCATGCGCGCACTGACTTTCCCGGCGATTCTGCTCTGTGGCATCTTCTTGTTAGCGGCGGGCGTTCCGTCCACCGCGCAGGACAAGGACAAGAAGATGCCGAACCCGAACGTCGACAAGAATTACACCGAAAAGGTGACGGTGCGGATCTTCGAGGCGGGCATTCGACCCAACGGAGCGTTGGTCGCGGAACCGGTGAAGGACGTGCGCGCGTTTCGTTACGAGAAGGATGGCGAGCTGTGGTTCTGCACGAAAGCTCACCCGGTCGCCGTGCCGAATCCGAAGACGGAAATCACGGACGAGAAGGGCAACGTCTACGTGGTTGAGAAGGTCGTCAACAACAACGACATCGGGCACAACCGGTCAAAGGTGAAGCCGAAAGCCAAGGACGCTACGCCGCCCCGACCTTAAACAAGTCCTCGAACTCGCGGACCGGAAACAATGCACTTCCGTCGGTGATAAGTGTTTCGTCGGTGATGCGCGTGTTGAGCCCGGCCCGCTGGGTTTGGTAGTAGCCCGACACGTTGCCCGTGGTCGCGGGGTCGAAGAAGTAGAATCCGAGGTGCCCAAAGGGCACGGGCTTGTGAACGAAGGTGTAAGCCAAGTCCCACGAGTAGCCGAGCCCGGTCGGGTCGGGAAGGAGCGTCTCCTCGACGCCCACCAGTTGCAGGGTCAGCGACCAGTAGCCCAGGAAGTACGTCTTGTTCACGGCCCCGAAGAAGCCACGGCTACCCTCATTTCCGATGACGCGGTTGAAAAGTGGTTTTCCCGGCCCCCAGGCATCGAACGGCAGGCGGCGCCAAACGATGCGGAACTTGCGTTGCGGCTCGATGAACCCGATTCCGTAAGGGATCGGCACGCCGGCCGGCTTGCCCGTGCCCGTGTCGGTGCTGTACACCTGCCCCGACGCGCCGCCGGGAAGCGAGATGTAAGAGGGCTCCCCCGACACCGCGCCGCCGGGCACGGCCCCGGGCTTGGTGGTGTATCGCTCCGTTTCCGACTCGGTATCTGCATCACTTTTGAAGCCGAACGGGCACATCTCGAACGTTGCTTTTAGCTCCGCGCGCCAAAACTCCGGCACGTGAACCCCAGCCTTGTACCCTGGGTTCACGTCCTCGATCGAGTCCGGGTCTTCTGGGTCTTCTGCTTCGACCGTGTTTTGCATGAACCGGAACGGCGCAATCTCGACTTTGGTACACGCCCAATTGTTGAACACCGGGTCCCGTTGCGGCATCAGCCGCGAGAGCTTGGTTACCCCGGTGTCGTCGTACAGCTTGCTGGCGCCAACCAAATGCACCGCGGCGTTGTACCGCTGATCCCAATCGCACGAGAAGCGGCGGGTGCAGTACGAGCCGTCCGGCCCGAGCATCGTCGTGATGTGGTCGTGCTCGGCCTTGATCCCGCGGCGGCGCAGGTTCATGGCGATTACTTCGGTGTCCGTGAACGCACGCAGAGAGCCGTTCGGGTTCGTGGGCAGCGTGACGGCCATATCAGAAGCTCCCCCCCTCGAACGCGCCACCGCCACCGGGCCGCGCCCCAAAATCGCCTTCCCCGGGCAGCCACACCCCGCCGCCGGCCGTGAGCGCGTCCACGGCGCGCATGAGCGTGGTCGCGATCGACTGTTGCACGCGGAGCATCTTTTGCTCGATGGGATCGCCGTTTAGCGCGGCCATCTGCACGCTTTTCCCGACCCCTTCCAGCCCGGAAATGGACGCCTTCGGACCGACGCTCAGCGCGAACGACTTCGCCACGTCGCGGAGCGCGCTCAGCACCATCGCTTGCGGGCTGCTGGGATCGGCGCCCGCGCCGCCCCGCTCGCCCTCGGCGTAGCGCAGGTCCGCGAGCCGCCGGGCCTCGTTCTCCCGGTCAACGTTCCGGGTCGTGTACCAGGGCGCGTTCGGGTCTTTCCAGTCGGCGTCTGTGAGCTTCCTGAGTTCCTCGTCGAACAGCCGGAAGTAAGCTTGGGTGTTACGTTCCGGGTCGGACACCGTGTCCCACCCGAGCCCAAACCATCTCCGATCGCCCTCCGTCGCGCGCGGGTCGGTGATGCGCTCGCCGTTGCGGTCGCGGTTGCCGAAGTTGTCCTCGACCCACTTTGCCAGATCCGCGAGCGCCGACGCCACGGTCTGCACGGCCCCGATGAACGTCACGAGCACGGGAATGCCGAGCCCGATGATCGTCGTCAGGAACCCTTCCAGGCCCGGCCCGATGGCGTTGGTGAGTACGGCCGCCGCGGACGTGAACGCGGTGGCGAGTAGCACCGTCGCCGGGAGCAGCACGGGCGCGACGGTCGCGGCGAATAACTGCACCGACTTGCCGAGGGTGCCAAACCCGCTGGTGACCGACCCGAGCGCGGCCCCCAGGACCGCCATCGGCCCGGCGACAGCAGCGAACTTGGCGAGCACGGGCGCAAACATGCTCCCGAGGCGACTGGGGGCAGGGTCAGCCGGGCCGGCCGGGGTAGGCTGTGGCGGTGCGCCGCCGGCGACACCGCTGACCGGAAGCGGTTTTGGGCCGACGACGATTACGGGTTGCGGCCGGTCGTGGATCGGCAACCAGCCGCCGTCGTTGGTATCGCGCTCGGCCTGCTGGTTGGCGAAGATAATCGCCTGGGGCAGCCCGGAGATTGCCCCGGCGAGGAGTTGCAGCGCGGCGGCAAGTGCGGGGTCGTTCACTGTTGCACCCTTTTCTCGCGTTCCTCACGCGCGGCCCGCTTGGCTTGCTCCTCGGCCCACCCCCGCGCGATGCGCTCGGGGTCCGTGATGCCGAGGTAAAAGCACCGTGTTGCGAAGAGGGCCATCTCGCCCGGCTTGCGCGGCCCCGCTGGCAGCGCCAGCTCCGGCCGTCCCTCGCCGTCGCGGTGGTGCGCAAACAGCGCTGTTAGCTGGTCGTCGGTGAGCCCGGCGAGGTAGTCGATTCGGTGGTTGAAGGGCGGGTTGGCGAGCTGGACGAGAAGAAGTCGCTTGGCAATCCGAGCGTCACCCGGACTGCCTCTAAGACTTTTGGGTCGTTGGTCGCCCTGCTCACCATGAGTGCGGCGATTTTCTTGGCCTCGAGTTCGACGAGCCGCTCGGCCAGCTCGAACGTGAGCCCCTGATCGCGGCACATGATCGTCAGCAACTTGGCCAGCCCGAGCGGTGTCATCAACCGCTTGACGACGATCTCTCCGCCCCATTCATACACGCCTGCGGCAACGTCCTGCCCGTGAAAGCGCTCGGCCCGCTCGCGGGCGGCGTCGTCCTGGTAGCGGCGGCGCGCAATGCCATCGTAGGCGAGTTGCTCGAGCCACACTTGGTACTCGCCCTGATGCGCATTTGTGGGCTTGCCGATCCGGTAGGTTTTCCCGTCGAGAACGAACTCGGTCGGGGCGTTGACGAAGTCTGCGAGTGTCACCCGATGTTCTCCGTGAACGCGCCCTGGCTCTTAACCGTGCAGTCGTACATGACGCGGCCCTTGACTTCCCCGCCGTACTTGGCCCGAAACACCTTAGCGTTTGGGAAGTGGTACGCCGGCACCACGTCGTTGAGGTTCGTGTACAACTTCAAATCTTGGAGAGCGGTGCCGGTCGCCACGCCGCTGAAGTCGCCGTCCACAATGTCGACGACGAACGTGATGTTGACTGTTGCCCCGATGACCCCACCTTCCGGCCAGTCGTAACCTTCGTCCTCGCCGGTAGTCGCGTCCAATTCCTGTAGCTCTGGGCCCACGCTCCACATCTGTGCCCCGGGCACCAGCACGGGACTCATGCCACCCATCTTGACGGCAATGTGACTGCCTGAAATTGGGGGCATGTCTCAGCTCCTCCACCGCGCGCAGGTGATCGGGTATTTGTCGTCCGCCAGTTCGCCGACGGCGGTCGCGCGCCACCAGCGCCCGGCGGTGTCGCGCAGGTAGTCGGTTTCGGCTTGCGGCACGAGGTCGCGGAGCCCATGGGAATCCACCAGCCACGTCACGGATTCGCTGGCCTCGTCGTCGCCGGGCTTCAGCGCCGCGGACAACCCGGCGATCTTGCGCGAGGGCGGCGCACCCGGCGCGGGCAATCGCTGGAACAGCGGGATGTATCGCGTTTCTCGGCTCACGTGCGTGTCTCCAAAACCTCGACGGTAAACACCTGTGTCGAGAAGTTGAACGCCTTGCTTAGCGCGCCCGGGTCGAACGGCGCCTTGCCCACGGTGGTGACGGTGTTGAAGTCGGTCACGCCCGCCCAACTGCCGACCGCCTGCAACTTTTTCCGCACCCGATCGAGCCAGTCGCGCACCGCCGGATCGTCGCCGGCCTTCTCGCCGCCGGCGGTCACGATCGTGACGGCGCAGGGGTACTTCACCAGGTCGGTTTCGGCGTCGATCTTTTCGACGGCCCCGAACTCACCCACGCTCACCACGACCTGGGGGAGCCCCTTGCGGTCGCCATCGGGTACGCTCGGCGTTTTCCGCTTGGTGACCGGCACCGCCGTTGTGAGCGGTTCACCCGCGGCCGGGCGCGTCAGCCCCAGCGCTTCGACCGCGGCTTTCGCGGCATCACCAACAGCCTCGCTGACGCTCAGTGCCACGGCCCGCTACCTCTTGATCACCACGTTCGCGGTGTACACCTGACCCATTGCGATCTGTTCCAGGTCCGTTACCACCCACACGGTTCCGCTGGCCTCAGTGATGGTGTCTTTCGCCTTCAGCGCCCACGTGACCCGGTCTGCTTTGATCACGAATCGCGTGGCATCAGAACCCACATCGCCACCGCCGCCCACGCCGAAGGGCTGACGCCGGCGACCGCGTTTCAGCGCCGGCACCGCTGCTACTGTTGTGACAGCGGTGCCGGCGTCCGCATCGGCGCGGGTGACGGTGACCGGAGCGAGCAGAGGCGCCATCAACTGCTCGAAGTCCGCGCCGATGTTTGCGAACGCTTCGGCCCACGGATCGGCCACGGTTTACCTCGCAACGCTGCGGTGCGTGAACACAGGGTTGGTTTCCGGAGCGGCCCCGGGAATCGCGCGCAGGCTCTTCTCTTGCTCCAACAGGCTCTCGTAATAGCTCTTGCGGTCTATGCTCACGCCGTCGATCGTGTAGTTCGGCAGTGGATTCGCAAGCACTTCCGCGATCTTCGCTGTCACGTCGCGGTAGGCGGCTTGCAAGTTCTGGAGCGGGGTCGGCATCGGCTCGTTCTCCTTTGCCCGGCCGATGTCACGTCAGTCCGGCAGAGCCAGCGATGCGCCGCTGAGCAGGCGGTCCCACAGTGGCGCGCGAGGCTCTTCGGCGGCCATCTTGTTCCGCATCCACATGACGGCCTGTTGCATGCGGAGCGAGGTCGCATCGTCCGGCACGGCCAGGCCATAACGTCGGCCGCCCAGGTGCGCCACCAGAACGGTGGCTTCAACGCCGTTCACGTCACGTCTGGTGGCGGTGACCTTCTCGGGCAAGGTCACTCGCGTCCCGTCCGGATGCACTAAATCACGTCCGTCAATCCGCATCGTGGTTGCCCCTCAGTCCGGCAGCTCGGTAACGACCAGGCGGACGGCCTTGCTGTCGATGTCCTCGGGATCAACCTTTTCGGCGCGCAGGTATTCCGCTTCGGCCTCCGCGCGGTCCGGTGCGAGGACATACCGTTGGGTCCGCACGCCCGAGGGGTGCCCTTCGAGGCGCAGTTTGAAGCGCTTCAGCCCGCCGCCGGCGCGGTCTGACGGTTCGCACAGTCGCGCGAGGCCCGAGGCGGGCGCGGTCTCTTCGGCCCCTTCCTCCGATTCCTTCGCCTTGCCGGCGCCCTGGCGCCCCGCTCTGCCCGGAGTTTTCCCGGTGGCTTTCGGTGGCGTCGGGGCTTTGCTCTCGGTCTGGCTGCCGCCGGCCGCGAGCGCTGCCGCGGCGGCCTGAAGTTCGCTGGTCTGGCTCTCGGCCATGATCGTTGCCCTTTGTGGTCAGGGTGTCAGACAGGGGCCGCCCGGCGCGCGAGCGGTCGCGCTGTCACGCGGTGCATTTCACCATCTTGCGCGGCTGGACGGTGCTGAACGTGCTGCGCTTGGACACCTTGCTCTGGAAGATGATGTCCTGATCGAACTCGAGTTGGCTGCCGGCGCCCATCGTGGTGACCGTCAGCGGCCAGTTCTCGATCTGCTCGAACGCGGCGCCGATGTCGCCGATGAACCAGGTGGTGTCGGAGCCGGACACGGCCCGGAACAACTGGCTGCTCATCGCCTGGATCTGGCCGACGATATCCCCGGTCGGGTTGGGGATCTCCGCGGAGGCCGGGTTGCCCGAGGTCGCGAACCCGGGCGCGGTGCGGCGCACCATGCCCTTGAGGGCGAACGGCACGGTGAAGGCCAGCGCCGGGGGAACGCAGATGTGCTTCACGGTCACGTTCTGCGGCTCGCCGGTGGCGGGGTCGAGCATCTCCACAAGGCACTGCCACGCGGCCTGAACGTCGGTGTAATCGACGAGCGCGTTGGACGCGACGAGGTTATCCCAGGAGTGGAGCCCGCTGTTGTCGCCGTAGGTCGGCAACGGGCCGTAGTTGCGCCAGCGGTAGCGATACTGGTTCTTCGGGGTCTCCCCCGCGTCCACGATGCAGGTGATGGCGCGCTTCTCGTCGCTCACGCCCTGCCACTCGCCCAGCGAGTCGAGCTTGGTCATGAACTCGCCGGTCTGGTCGAAGAACACGGCTTCCTTCGTCGCCCGCGCGACCATCCCGCGCTTGCGGGTTTCGGGCGTGTCGGTCCAGTCCTCGCCGACGCCCACTTCCGGGTACGGCTTCCCCTCCTCGACCACATCGCTTTCGTCGCCCACGTGGGTAACGCCCGGGATGCGCTCGAACTTGAACTTACTCGGACGGGTCGGAATGGCGTTCACGAACACGCGGGCAGGCACATCGTAAGCGGCGAGCACGCGCTCGTAGGCGAACTGCTGGGTGATGTTGAGGAATGCGGTGGTGCTGTTCGCGCCCGCGGACTCCTCGACTCGCGCGGCACGTAGCACCCCGTGCGCGCGCTCGGCGCAGTCGCCCAGGTTCTGGCGGCAGTGGCGGAAGTTGTTCCACCCGAAGCACTCGACGAACAGGTCGCCGAGGTCCAGGTCATCCGTGCGGATCGCGCCCCCGCGGAGCGAGGCCCGCAGCCCGGCCTCCGTTTCCGCCGGGTGGCGTTTGTACGATTCAACCAACTTGGCGGTGTTCATTGCGTCGGTCCCGGGTGGTCTGTGGTGGGGGCGTTGTTCGGGGTCGGGTGTTAGCGCGCCTGCCAGCAGCCGATGTAATCGACCAGCGTGGTTTCGAGGCTCGTGCTGCCGTTCTTGCCGCCCACGAACAGGTTGACGTTCGCGATCGCGGTGAGCAGCAACTGGTGGCGGATCGGCTGA belongs to Gemmata obscuriglobus and includes:
- a CDS encoding glycosyltransferase; protein product: MSSPLTIGMATRGEPDHVWFVLSGLAANHPKVEYLVVDNTQERDPRVEAITRAVGGRYLHRPDLTGTSKPRDAVFRFARTPWAMCLDSHVILETGAVQAALDFIARYPDSRDIISGPLVYDDGRGLSTHWRPNPGGGLWGTWDTDNSILLGNTAKEIPMMGLGLWLMRCAAWPGFNPLFSGFGGEEGYIHELVRQRGGKARCLPALRWRHKFRDVSGWHNNPPPPYPLRTEDHVWNLLVGHRELGIDAVPQIREHFGKGLSADTWGRLVERSEAAQPFGGPRPEPKRQRILAVWYSDNTPPPALLQRSALSVAQAQEQTLRHDVTVSACGWAEIPGAPFDRFTTHRGESRRSHATIVAQIRQAVAAAIADGSAFDAVAFCEHDVLYPPGYFDRLGDALAANPNAPVVSHLDYIGLNGTGWQRVRERHEPLHQLCLRWGTFLGNLARAEAEAKSGKPVVLEPDHGADRSAWARLEPADPSGLSGTPSVHVNHTAGRFTAHGDVCYEPRGASLWHPHWGEARHWWPGPMVTVSNVDVTQFKAQKPAGCSACEANAHPTPAAWAEASAAKPSDFHEHVGTLRELAAKCSSAAELSLWMKPADAALVAGLPADGTFVSVCPRPKPQWARLRGWLGARFEGRTADPAAADLPPVDLLFIDTEHTADALMPLLERHRERVGKYIVVHCTETFGESGDRPDAPGVLHALRTFCHRHPGWVVTRRDRNNHGLMVLSRCAEDVKQKPALWRQAMNYTAAMARHVAGGRRTVPLEVLESRQAECALCEERALDACAACGCPLEAKLPLATESCGLVKKGQAPKWGPWPDAPTG